The following proteins come from a genomic window of Micavibrio aeruginosavorus EPB:
- the trxA gene encoding thioredoxin, whose protein sequence is MTHKVSDQNFESEVLNADGPVVVDFWAEWCGPCKAMGPLVDELANEMGEKVKVVKINIDESPNAPTKYGVRGIPTFMVFKGGQVVDTRVGSMSKTQLNEWVASVV, encoded by the coding sequence ATGACCCATAAAGTATCAGACCAGAATTTTGAAAGCGAAGTCCTGAACGCCGACGGTCCCGTCGTTGTCGATTTCTGGGCCGAATGGTGTGGCCCGTGCAAGGCGATGGGTCCGCTGGTTGACGAACTGGCCAATGAAATGGGTGAGAAGGTGAAGGTCGTAAAGATCAACATCGACGAAAGCCCGAACGCCCCGACGAAATACGGCGTGCGCGGCATCCCGACCTTTATGGTGTTCAAGGGCGGCCAAGTTGTTGATACGCGCGTTGGATCCATGTCCAAAACGCAATTGAACGAATGGGTCGCGTCGGTCGTCTAA